One part of the Camelus dromedarius isolate mCamDro1 chromosome 33, mCamDro1.pat, whole genome shotgun sequence genome encodes these proteins:
- the LOC116152019 gene encoding uncharacterized protein LOC116152019, which yields METGAQTSPPEPRDRAWLGLQGQQRGGKGRRAGGAGLGVLPGPGRRWCWLGARTSQWRDGDLAGRSWGGLAPPPRRPAQQEPQPERPRCGREEEGRGRRNPPRACGSWAGARCSWTRSPRRNVAWGLRRRLPSPLLPSPGSPDLQHLPVSMASGLPPQLIVIYRCAITVRVEWGRDAHHPLRGASSTDTAQSRTLRARTVKCRTIKREDWLQGSYHPCQSSTRKPNKRVFRVSELNENLILKRVQFLFTTMSLHNVTWIETASLENQLDNYILKAKYKM from the exons ATGGAGACCGGAGCCCAGACTTCCCCGCCCGAACCTCGGG ACCGGGCCTGGCTGGGGCTACAGGGACAGcaacggggtgggaaggggaggcgAGCAGGGGGAGCGGGGCTGGGGGTGTTGCCTGGCCCGGGCCGGCGGTGGTGCTGGTTGGGTGCCAGGACCAGTCAGTGGCGGGATGGAGACCTTGCGGGGCGGTCGTGGGGTGGGctcgccccgccgccccgccgccccgcacagcaggagccccagcccgagcgtccgcgctgcgggcgggaggaggaggggcgcggaCGCCGGAACCCGCCCAGAGCGTGTGGAAGCTGGGCCGGAGCCAGGTGCTCCTGGACCAGGTCCCCGAGGAGGAACGTGGCCTGGGGTCTGCGCCGCCGCTTGCCGTCGCCTCTGCTGCCGTCGCCGGGCAG CCCTGATTTACAGCATTTGCCAGTTTCCATGGCATCAGGACTCCCACCACAGCTGATCGTGATCTACCGCTGCGCCATCACAGTGCGCGTGGAGTGGGGAAGAGATGCGCACCACCCCTTACGCGGTGCTTCCAGCACAGATACGGCGCAGTCACGGACCTTGAGAGCGCGCACAGTCAAATGCAGGACAATAAAGAGGGAGGACTGGCTTCAG GGCAGTTACCATCCATGCCAGAGTAGCACAAGGAAACCAAACAAACGTGTTTTCAGAGTCTCTGAACTGAACGAAAACCTCATCCTCAAAAGAGTTCAGTTCCTGTTCACAACCATGAGTTTGCATAACGTTACCTGGATTGAGACAGCGTCTCTGGAAAACCAGCTGGATAATTACATCTTAAAAGCCAAGTACAAGATGTGA